One part of the Streptomyces nigra genome encodes these proteins:
- a CDS encoding amidohydrolase family protein encodes MIDTPSLVDQYCHGVLRAELGLGTFEAQLARTEGPPAPGTTLFDTQTGFAVRRWCPPLLGLEPHCPPARYLARRRELGVWEAGRRLLRGSGITTYLVDTGLPGDLTGPPEMASAASAEAHEIVRLELLAEQVADTSGTVESFLANLAESVHAAAAHAVAFTSVAGVRHGLALAPEPPGPGEVRGAAGRWLADRGVGGELTDPVLLRHLLWIAVASGRPLQLHAGLGQPGLRIDRTDPVLLTDFVRATAGLGTDLVLLHGYPYHRHAAHLAGVFPHVYADSGAALVRTGARAATILAEILELAPFGKILFSSGAQGLPELHVVGAQLFRESLARVLGAWVAEGAWSPADAQRVAEMVSSGNARRVYGLQ; translated from the coding sequence ATGATCGACACGCCGTCCCTCGTGGACCAGTACTGCCACGGCGTACTGAGAGCGGAACTGGGCCTCGGCACCTTCGAGGCCCAGCTCGCCCGCACCGAGGGACCGCCGGCCCCCGGCACCACGCTCTTCGACACCCAGACCGGATTCGCCGTGCGGCGCTGGTGCCCCCCGCTGCTCGGTCTGGAGCCGCACTGCCCGCCCGCCCGCTATCTGGCCCGGCGCCGCGAACTCGGCGTGTGGGAGGCCGGCCGCCGGCTGCTGCGGGGCAGCGGCATCACCACCTATCTGGTCGACACCGGCCTGCCCGGCGACCTCACCGGCCCCCCGGAGATGGCCTCCGCCGCCTCCGCCGAGGCCCATGAGATCGTCCGCCTCGAACTCCTCGCCGAACAGGTCGCCGACACCTCCGGCACCGTCGAGTCCTTCCTCGCCAACCTCGCCGAGTCGGTGCACGCCGCCGCCGCGCACGCCGTCGCCTTCACCTCGGTCGCCGGTGTGCGCCACGGCCTCGCGCTGGCCCCCGAGCCGCCGGGGCCGGGGGAGGTGCGGGGCGCGGCCGGGCGCTGGCTCGCCGACCGAGGCGTCGGCGGCGAGCTGACCGACCCGGTGCTGCTACGGCATCTGCTGTGGATCGCGGTGGCGTCCGGGCGGCCCCTCCAGCTGCACGCCGGACTGGGCCAGCCGGGCCTGCGCATCGACCGCACCGACCCGGTCCTGCTCACCGACTTCGTCCGCGCCACCGCCGGCCTCGGCACCGACCTGGTCCTGCTGCACGGCTACCCGTACCACCGGCACGCCGCCCATCTCGCCGGTGTCTTCCCGCACGTCTACGCCGACTCCGGCGCCGCCCTGGTGCGCACCGGCGCCCGCGCGGCCACGATCCTCGCCGAGATCCTGGAGCTCGCCCCGTTCGGCAAGATCCTCTTCTCCAGCGGCGCCCAGGGCCTGCCCGAGCTGCATGTCGTCGGGGCACAGCTGTTCCGCGAGTCCCTCGCCAGGGTGCTCGGCGCCTGGGTCGCGGAAGGCGCGTGGTCCCCGGCGGACGCGCAGCGCGTGGCGGAGATGGTGTCGTCGGGGAACGCCCGGCGGGTCTACGGCCTCCAGTGA
- a CDS encoding heme o synthase encodes MSLSGVCVTAVESRPAGIVGTSQSPSRRPIGARVAAFVALTKPRIIELLLITTVPVMFLAERGVPDLGLVLLTCVGGYLSAGGANALNMYIDRDIDALMDRTSQRPLVTGMVSPRECLAFGITLAVVSTLLFGLTVNWLSAWLSLGALLFYVVVYTMLLKRRTSQNIVWGGIAGCMPVLIGWSAVTNSLSWAPLILFMVIFFWTPPHYWPLSMKVKEDYARVGVPMLPVMASNKVVAKQIVLYSWVMVAVSLLLTPLGYTGWFYTAVALGAGGWWLWEAHALQNRAKAEVTGAKLKEMRLFHWSITYVSLLFVAVAVDPFLR; translated from the coding sequence ATGTCTCTGTCAGGGGTGTGCGTGACGGCCGTTGAATCCCGTCCAGCGGGGATTGTCGGGACGAGCCAGAGCCCGAGCCGACGGCCGATCGGGGCCCGGGTCGCGGCGTTCGTGGCGCTGACCAAGCCGCGGATCATCGAGCTGCTGCTCATCACCACCGTTCCGGTGATGTTCCTGGCCGAGCGGGGCGTTCCCGACCTCGGACTGGTGCTCCTCACCTGTGTGGGCGGTTACCTCAGCGCGGGCGGCGCAAACGCGCTCAACATGTACATCGACCGCGACATCGACGCCCTGATGGACCGCACCTCCCAGCGTCCCCTGGTCACCGGGATGGTCAGTCCGCGCGAGTGCCTGGCCTTCGGCATCACCCTCGCGGTCGTGTCGACGCTGCTCTTCGGCCTCACCGTCAACTGGCTGTCGGCGTGGCTGTCACTCGGAGCGCTCCTCTTCTACGTCGTCGTCTACACGATGCTGCTCAAGCGCCGTACCTCGCAGAACATCGTGTGGGGCGGCATCGCGGGCTGTATGCCGGTGCTGATCGGCTGGTCCGCCGTCACGAACTCCCTCTCCTGGGCGCCGCTGATCCTCTTCATGGTGATCTTCTTCTGGACGCCGCCGCACTACTGGCCGCTGTCCATGAAGGTGAAGGAGGACTACGCGCGCGTGGGCGTGCCCATGCTCCCCGTCATGGCCTCCAACAAGGTCGTCGCCAAGCAGATCGTCCTCTACAGCTGGGTGATGGTCGCGGTCTCGCTGCTGCTGACGCCGCTCGGCTACACGGGCTGGTTCTACACCGCGGTCGCGCTCGGCGCGGGCGGCTGGTGGCTGTGGGAGGCGCACGCGCTGCAGAACCGCGCGAAGGCCGAGGTGACCGGCGCGAAGCTCAAGGAGATGCGCCTGTTCCACTGGTCGATCACCTATGTCTCGCTGCTCTTCGTGGCCGTCGCGGTCGACCCCTTCCTGCGCTGA
- the pgl gene encoding 6-phosphogluconolactonase has product MNTPQLVVHRDKELMAQAAAARLITKIVDAQASRGSASVVLTGGRNGNGLLAALAAAPARDAVDWGRLDLWWGDERFLPEGDPERNVTQAREVLLDSVPLDPKRVHAMPASDGPFGSDVEAAAAAYAEELARAAGPENHGSVPTFDVLMLGVGPDTHVASLFPELPAVRETERTVVGVHGAPKPPPTRITLTLPAIRAAREVWLLAAGEDKAEAAAIALSGAGEIQAPAAGARGRSRTLWLLDAAAASQLPRSLYPPAIP; this is encoded by the coding sequence GTGAACACCCCGCAGCTGGTCGTGCACCGCGACAAGGAACTGATGGCGCAGGCCGCGGCTGCCCGCCTGATCACGAAGATCGTGGACGCCCAGGCCTCCCGGGGTTCGGCGTCCGTGGTCCTCACCGGCGGCCGCAACGGCAACGGCCTGCTGGCCGCGCTGGCGGCGGCGCCCGCCCGGGACGCCGTCGACTGGGGCCGCCTCGACCTGTGGTGGGGCGACGAGCGGTTCCTGCCCGAGGGCGACCCGGAGCGCAATGTCACGCAGGCCCGTGAGGTCCTGCTGGACTCGGTGCCCCTGGACCCGAAGCGGGTGCACGCCATGCCCGCCTCGGACGGCCCGTTCGGCTCGGACGTGGAGGCGGCTGCCGCCGCCTACGCGGAGGAGCTGGCGCGGGCCGCTGGCCCGGAGAACCACGGCTCGGTGCCCACGTTCGACGTCCTGATGCTGGGCGTGGGCCCCGACACGCACGTCGCCTCCCTGTTCCCGGAACTGCCCGCGGTACGGGAGACGGAGCGTACGGTCGTCGGCGTCCACGGCGCCCCCAAGCCCCCGCCGACCCGAATCACCCTCACGCTCCCCGCGATCCGCGCGGCGCGCGAGGTGTGGCTCCTGGCGGCCGGCGAGGACAAGGCCGAGGCGGCGGCGATCGCCCTCTCGGGCGCGGGCGAGATCCAGGCCCCGGCGGCGGGCGCGCGGGGCCGCTCCCGCACCCTGTGGCTCCTGGACGCGGCAGCGGCCTCGCAGCTGCCGCGGTCGCTGTATCCGCCGGCGATTCCCTGA
- the opcA gene encoding glucose-6-phosphate dehydrogenase assembly protein OpcA, which yields MKIDLTDTTASKINKALVKARRAIGTPAVGMVLTLVIVTDEENAYDALKAAGDASREHPSRTLLVIKRVSRSPRDRTQSRLDAEVRVGADAGTGETVVLRLYGEVSEHAQSVVLPLLLPDAPVVVWWPVNAPIDPANDPLGALAQRRVTDTYAAEQPVRELSARAGTYTPGDTDLSWTRITPWRSMLAAALDQVVCEVKAVEVEGEEFNPSCELLAMWLADRLDVPVQRSLSSGPGLTAVRLDTDCGPIVLDRADGSLATLSIQGQPDRAVALKRRETAELIAEELRRLDPDDTYASALRFGVDRLHASAPARPTETGKAAQDEPAKGEAAETPVEDAAEAKEATAGEPVKKAAAK from the coding sequence ATGAAGATAGACCTCACGGACACCACGGCCAGCAAGATCAACAAGGCGCTGGTGAAGGCGCGGCGGGCCATCGGCACGCCGGCCGTCGGCATGGTGCTGACGCTGGTCATCGTCACGGACGAGGAGAACGCCTACGACGCCCTGAAGGCCGCCGGCGACGCCTCGCGCGAGCACCCCTCGCGCACCCTGCTGGTGATCAAGCGTGTCTCGCGCTCGCCCCGGGACCGCACGCAGTCCCGGTTGGACGCCGAGGTGCGGGTCGGCGCCGACGCGGGCACCGGCGAGACGGTGGTGCTTCGCCTCTACGGCGAGGTGTCCGAGCACGCCCAGTCCGTCGTCCTGCCCCTGCTCCTGCCGGACGCCCCCGTGGTCGTCTGGTGGCCGGTGAACGCGCCCATCGACCCGGCGAACGACCCGCTGGGCGCGCTCGCCCAGCGCCGGGTCACCGACACCTACGCCGCGGAGCAGCCGGTGCGGGAGCTGTCGGCGCGCGCAGGGACGTACACGCCGGGCGACACCGACCTGTCCTGGACCCGGATCACGCCGTGGCGCTCGATGCTGGCGGCGGCCCTGGACCAGGTGGTCTGCGAGGTGAAGGCCGTCGAGGTGGAGGGCGAGGAGTTCAACCCGAGCTGTGAGCTGCTGGCGATGTGGCTCGCGGACCGGCTGGACGTCCCCGTGCAGCGGTCCCTGTCGTCGGGCCCCGGTCTGACGGCGGTACGGCTGGACACCGACTGCGGCCCGATCGTGCTCGACCGGGCGGACGGCTCGCTGGCGACGCTCTCCATCCAGGGGCAGCCGGACCGCGCGGTGGCGCTGAAGCGGCGGGAGACCGCCGAGCTGATCGCGGAGGAGCTGCGCCGGCTGGACCCGGACGACACCTACGCGTCGGCACTGCGCTTCGGCGTGGACCGGCTCCACGCGTCCGCGCCGGCCCGGCCCACGGAGACGGGGAAGGCGGCGCAGGACGAGCCGGCCAAAGGAGAAGCGGCCGAGACTCCTGTCGAAGACGCCGCAGAAGCGAAGGAAGCGACGGCGGGGGAACCGGTGAAGAAGGCGGCAGCCAAGTGA
- the zwf gene encoding glucose-6-phosphate dehydrogenase, with product MPPFNVTEANPLRDAADRRLPRIAGPSGLVIFGVTGDLSRKKLMPAVYDLANRGLLPPGFSLVGFARREWANEDFAQEVHDAVKAHARTPFREEVWQQLIQGMRFVQGTFDDDDAFERLRATIEELDKAQGTGGNFAFYLSVPPRSFPVVIQQLKKHGLADQTGGSWRRAVIEKPFGHDLASAEELNKVVHEVFAPDQVFRIDHYLGKETVQNILALRFANTMFEPIWNRSFVDHVQITMAEDIGIGGRAGYYDGIGAARDVIQNHLLQLMALTAMEEPASFDADALAAEKTKVLGAVRLPKDLGRDTVFAQYAEGWQGGEKAVGYLQEEGIDPQSKTDTYAAVKLSVDNRRWAGVPFYLRTGKRLGRRVTEIAVVFQRAPHSPFDSTATEELGQNAIVIRVQPDEGVTVRFGSKVPGTSMEIRDVSMDFAYGESFTESSPEAYERLILDVLLGDSNLFPRTEEVELSWKILDPIEEYWDRHGRPAQYPAGTWGPVEADEMLAREGRSWRRP from the coding sequence TTGCCACCCTTCAACGTCACCGAAGCGAACCCGCTTCGTGACGCCGCCGACCGACGGCTCCCGCGTATCGCGGGGCCGTCGGGCCTGGTGATCTTCGGCGTTACGGGCGATTTGTCACGTAAAAAGCTGATGCCCGCTGTGTACGACCTCGCGAACCGGGGACTGCTGCCGCCGGGCTTCTCGCTCGTCGGCTTCGCCCGCCGCGAGTGGGCGAACGAGGACTTCGCCCAGGAGGTCCACGACGCGGTCAAGGCCCATGCCCGCACCCCCTTCCGCGAGGAGGTCTGGCAGCAGCTCATCCAGGGCATGCGCTTCGTCCAGGGCACCTTCGACGACGACGACGCCTTCGAGCGGCTGCGCGCCACCATCGAGGAGCTGGACAAGGCCCAGGGCACGGGCGGCAACTTCGCCTTCTACCTGTCGGTGCCGCCGCGCTCCTTCCCGGTGGTCATCCAGCAGCTGAAGAAGCACGGGCTCGCCGACCAGACGGGCGGCTCCTGGCGCCGCGCGGTCATCGAGAAGCCGTTCGGACACGACCTGGCCTCCGCCGAGGAGCTGAACAAGGTCGTCCACGAGGTCTTCGCCCCGGACCAGGTCTTCCGCATCGACCACTACCTGGGCAAGGAGACCGTCCAGAACATCCTGGCGCTCCGCTTCGCCAACACGATGTTCGAGCCGATCTGGAACCGGTCCTTCGTGGACCACGTACAGATCACCATGGCCGAGGACATCGGCATCGGCGGCCGGGCCGGCTACTACGACGGCATCGGCGCCGCCCGCGACGTCATCCAGAACCACCTCCTGCAGCTGATGGCGCTCACCGCCATGGAGGAGCCCGCATCCTTCGACGCGGACGCGCTCGCCGCCGAGAAGACCAAGGTGCTCGGCGCCGTCCGGCTGCCGAAGGACCTGGGCCGCGACACGGTGTTCGCGCAGTACGCCGAGGGCTGGCAGGGCGGCGAGAAGGCGGTCGGGTACCTCCAGGAGGAGGGCATCGACCCCCAGTCCAAGACCGACACGTACGCCGCGGTCAAGCTGTCGGTCGACAACCGCCGCTGGGCGGGCGTCCCCTTCTATCTGCGCACCGGCAAGCGGCTCGGCCGGCGCGTCACGGAGATCGCGGTCGTCTTCCAGCGGGCCCCGCACTCCCCGTTCGACTCCACGGCCACCGAGGAGCTGGGCCAGAACGCGATCGTCATCCGCGTCCAGCCCGACGAGGGCGTCACCGTCCGCTTCGGCTCCAAGGTGCCCGGCACCTCCATGGAGATCCGGGACGTGTCGATGGACTTCGCGTACGGCGAGTCCTTCACGGAGTCCTCGCCCGAGGCGTACGAGCGGCTGATCCTCGACGTCCTGCTCGGCGACTCGAACCTCTTCCCGCGCACGGAGGAGGTCGAGCTGTCCTGGAAGATCCTCGACCCGATCGAGGAGTACTGGGACCGGCACGGCAGGCCCGCCCAGTACCCGGCGGGCACCTGGGGTCCCGTCGAGGCGGACGAAATGCTCGCACGAGAGGGACGGAGCTGGCGCCGGCCATGA
- the tkt gene encoding transketolase has translation MSTKPTTTDLEWTELDQRAVDTARVLAADAVQKVGNGHPGTAMSLAPAAYTLFQKVMRHDPSDADWVGRDRFVLSAGHSSLTLYTQLYLAGFGLELDDLKAFRTWGSKTPGHPEYGHTTGVETTTGPLGQGVANAVGMAMAARYERGLFDPEAAAGTSPFDHFIYCIAGDGCLQEGISAEASSMAGHQKLGNLILLWDDNHISIEGDTETAVSEDTVKRYEAYGWHVQRVAPKPDGDLDPNAIYDAIEEAKKVTDRPSFIAMRSIIAWPAPNAQNTEAAHGSALGDDEVAATKRVLGFDPEKTFEVSDEVLAHTRGALERGQAARAVWEKSFQQWRDNNPERAAEYDRIAKGALPTGWEEKVPVFEPGKGVATRAASGKVLQALGAVIPELWGGSADLAGSNNTTIDKTSSFLPEGNPLPEAGPYGRTIHFGIREHSMAAEMNGIALHGNTRIYGGTFLVFSDYMRNAVRLSALMHLPVTYVWTHDSIGLGEDGPTHQPVEHLASLRAIPGLNIVRPADANETAIAWREILRRWTKEYGKGAPHGLALTRQGVPTYEANEDTVRGGYVMFEAEGGDPEVILIATGSEVHVAVEARERLQADGVPTRVVSMPSVEWFEEQDQGYRDSVLPPSVRARVAVEAGIGLTWHKYVGDAGRIVSLEHFGASADGKVLFQEYGFTAENVAAVARESLAAARR, from the coding sequence GTGAGCACCAAGCCGACCACCACAGACCTCGAGTGGACCGAGCTGGACCAGCGGGCGGTGGACACCGCCCGCGTCCTGGCCGCAGATGCCGTACAGAAGGTCGGTAACGGCCATCCTGGTACGGCGATGAGCCTGGCGCCCGCCGCCTACACCCTCTTCCAGAAGGTGATGCGGCACGACCCTTCGGACGCCGACTGGGTCGGGCGGGACCGCTTCGTGCTGTCCGCCGGCCACTCGTCCCTGACTCTCTACACCCAGCTCTACCTGGCCGGTTTCGGCCTGGAGCTGGACGACCTCAAGGCGTTCCGGACGTGGGGCTCGAAGACCCCCGGCCACCCGGAGTACGGTCACACCACGGGTGTGGAGACGACGACCGGCCCGCTGGGCCAGGGGGTCGCCAACGCCGTCGGCATGGCCATGGCCGCCCGCTACGAGCGCGGCCTGTTCGACCCGGAGGCCGCCGCGGGCACCTCCCCGTTCGACCACTTCATCTACTGCATCGCCGGTGACGGCTGTCTGCAGGAGGGCATCTCCGCCGAGGCGTCCTCGATGGCCGGGCACCAGAAGCTGGGCAACCTGATCCTGCTGTGGGACGACAACCACATCTCGATCGAGGGCGACACCGAGACGGCCGTCTCCGAGGACACGGTCAAGCGGTACGAGGCGTACGGCTGGCATGTGCAGCGCGTGGCCCCCAAGCCCGACGGCGACCTGGACCCGAACGCGATCTACGACGCGATCGAGGAGGCCAAGAAGGTCACCGACCGCCCGTCCTTCATCGCGATGCGCTCGATCATCGCCTGGCCGGCCCCCAACGCGCAGAACACCGAGGCCGCGCACGGCTCGGCGCTCGGCGACGACGAGGTCGCGGCCACCAAGCGGGTCCTCGGCTTCGACCCGGAGAAGACCTTCGAGGTCTCCGACGAGGTCCTCGCGCACACCCGCGGTGCCCTGGAGCGCGGGCAGGCGGCCCGTGCCGTGTGGGAGAAGTCCTTCCAGCAGTGGCGGGACAACAACCCCGAGCGCGCCGCCGAGTACGACCGCATCGCCAAGGGCGCGCTGCCCACCGGCTGGGAGGAGAAGGTCCCGGTCTTCGAGCCCGGCAAGGGCGTGGCGACGCGCGCGGCGTCCGGCAAGGTGCTGCAGGCGCTCGGCGCGGTCATCCCGGAGCTGTGGGGCGGCTCGGCCGACCTGGCGGGCTCGAACAACACGACGATCGACAAGACGTCGTCGTTCCTGCCCGAGGGCAACCCGCTGCCGGAGGCCGGCCCGTACGGCCGCACGATCCACTTCGGCATCCGCGAGCACTCCATGGCCGCGGAGATGAACGGCATCGCGCTGCACGGCAACACCCGGATCTACGGCGGCACCTTCCTGGTGTTCTCCGACTACATGCGCAACGCGGTGCGGCTGTCGGCCCTCATGCACCTGCCGGTGACGTACGTGTGGACGCACGACTCCATCGGTCTGGGCGAGGACGGCCCGACGCACCAGCCGGTCGAGCACCTGGCGTCGCTGCGCGCCATCCCCGGCCTGAACATCGTCCGCCCGGCGGACGCCAACGAGACCGCGATCGCCTGGCGCGAGATCCTGCGGCGCTGGACCAAGGAGTACGGCAAGGGCGCCCCGCACGGTCTGGCGCTCACCCGGCAGGGTGTGCCGACGTACGAGGCCAACGAGGACACGGTCCGCGGCGGCTACGTGATGTTCGAGGCTGAAGGCGGCGACCCTGAGGTCATCCTGATCGCCACCGGTTCCGAGGTGCACGTGGCGGTCGAGGCGCGCGAGCGGCTCCAGGCCGACGGGGTGCCGACGCGCGTCGTGTCCATGCCGTCCGTGGAGTGGTTCGAGGAGCAGGACCAGGGGTACCGGGACAGCGTCCTGCCGCCGTCCGTGAGGGCGCGTGTCGCCGTCGAGGCGGGGATCGGCCTGACCTGGCACAAGTACGTCGGCGACGCGGGCCGCATCGTGTCGCTGGAGCACTTCGGCGCCTCCGCCGACGGCAAGGTCCTTTTCCAGGAGTACGGCTTCACCGCCGAGAACGTGGCGGCCGTCGCGCGGGAATCCCTCGCAGCGGCCCGGCGCTGA
- the tal gene encoding transaldolase — translation MTDALKRLSEEGVAIWLDDLSRQRITSGNLAELIDQQHVVGVTTNPTIFQKAISEGHGYDQQLSDLAARKVTVEEAIRMITTADVRDAADILRPVFDATDGQDGRVSIEVDPRLAHNEHATVAEAKQLAWLVDRPNTLIKIPATLAGIPAISEVIGRGISVNVTLIFSLERYREVMDAYLTGLEKAKAKGLDLSQIRSVASFFVSRVDSEIDKRLDALGTDEAKALRGKAAIANARLAYQAYEEVFSSDRWNALEKAGARKQRPLWASTGVKDKAYKPTMYVDELVAPNTVNTMPEATLHAVEEKGEITGDTVSGTYEQARTDLDAIERLGISYDEVVQLLEDEGVEKFEASWNDLLKSTEAELERLAPSEG, via the coding sequence ATGACAGACGCACTGAAGCGCCTCTCCGAGGAAGGCGTCGCGATCTGGCTGGACGACCTGTCACGCCAGCGCATCACGTCCGGCAACCTGGCGGAGCTGATCGACCAGCAGCATGTCGTCGGCGTCACCACCAACCCGACGATCTTCCAGAAGGCCATCAGCGAGGGGCACGGCTACGACCAGCAGCTCTCCGACCTCGCGGCCCGCAAGGTCACGGTCGAAGAGGCCATCCGCATGATCACCACCGCGGACGTCCGGGACGCCGCGGACATCCTGCGCCCGGTCTTCGACGCCACCGACGGCCAGGACGGCCGGGTCTCCATCGAGGTCGACCCGCGGCTCGCGCACAACGAGCACGCGACCGTCGCGGAGGCCAAGCAGCTGGCCTGGCTGGTCGACCGGCCGAACACGCTCATCAAGATCCCGGCCACCCTGGCCGGCATCCCGGCGATCAGCGAGGTCATCGGCCGCGGCATCAGCGTCAACGTCACGCTGATCTTCTCGCTGGAGCGCTACCGCGAGGTCATGGACGCCTACCTCACCGGTCTGGAGAAGGCGAAGGCCAAGGGCCTGGACCTGTCGCAGATCCGTTCGGTGGCTTCGTTCTTCGTGTCCCGGGTGGACTCCGAGATCGACAAGCGCCTCGACGCGCTCGGCACCGACGAGGCCAAGGCCCTGCGCGGCAAGGCCGCCATCGCCAACGCCCGGCTCGCCTACCAGGCGTACGAGGAGGTCTTCTCCTCCGACCGCTGGAACGCGCTGGAGAAGGCGGGCGCCCGCAAGCAGCGTCCGTTGTGGGCGTCGACCGGCGTGAAGGACAAGGCCTACAAGCCGACCATGTACGTCGACGAACTGGTGGCGCCGAACACCGTCAACACCATGCCCGAGGCCACCCTGCACGCGGTGGAGGAGAAGGGCGAGATCACCGGCGACACCGTGTCCGGCACGTACGAGCAGGCCCGCACCGACCTCGACGCCATCGAGCGGCTCGGGATCTCGTACGACGAGGTCGTGCAGCTGCTGGAGGACGAGGGCGTCGAGAAGTTCGAGGCGTCCTGGAACGACCTGCTCAAGTCGACCGAGGCGGAGCTGGAGCGCCTCGCCCCCTCGGAGGGCTGA
- a CDS encoding carbohydrate ABC transporter permease — translation MNAVRRGLGNSLVQAFLVVIGLVWLTPLAGLFLSSMRSAEDTATGGWWTVFTSPGQLSFDNYSALLANSGITQAFWNTVLISVPTTVLVVVLAALAGYAFAWLDFPGREAIFLLVVALLVVPVQIGLLPVAKLFGQLGLFGTIPGVVLFHVAYGLPFAVFLLRNYFAEMPKEMLEAARMDGGSEWRIFTRLVLPVGRPAIASLAIFQFLWVWNDMLVALLFADSSSQPLTVELQSQIRQFGSNIDVLAPGAFLSLVVPVVVFFAFQRHFVQGVMAGSVK, via the coding sequence ATGAACGCGGTCAGGCGCGGCCTGGGCAACTCGCTCGTACAGGCCTTCCTCGTGGTGATCGGCCTGGTCTGGCTGACCCCGCTCGCCGGGCTGTTCCTGTCGTCCATGCGGTCCGCCGAGGACACCGCGACCGGCGGCTGGTGGACGGTCTTCACCAGCCCCGGCCAGTTGTCCTTCGACAACTACTCGGCCCTGCTCGCCAACTCCGGTATCACCCAGGCCTTCTGGAACACGGTCCTGATCTCGGTGCCGACGACCGTGCTGGTGGTGGTGCTCGCCGCCCTGGCCGGGTACGCCTTCGCCTGGCTGGACTTCCCGGGCCGCGAGGCGATCTTCCTGCTCGTCGTGGCGCTGCTCGTGGTCCCGGTGCAGATCGGCCTGCTCCCGGTCGCCAAACTCTTCGGTCAGCTCGGTCTGTTCGGCACGATCCCGGGCGTCGTCCTGTTCCACGTCGCCTACGGTCTGCCGTTCGCGGTGTTCCTGTTGCGGAACTACTTCGCCGAGATGCCCAAGGAGATGCTGGAGGCCGCCCGCATGGACGGCGGCAGCGAGTGGCGGATCTTCACCCGTCTGGTGCTGCCGGTCGGCCGCCCGGCGATCGCCTCGCTGGCCATCTTCCAGTTCCTGTGGGTCTGGAACGACATGCTGGTGGCCCTGCTCTTCGCCGACAGCTCCTCCCAGCCGCTCACCGTGGAACTCCAGTCCCAGATCCGCCAGTTCGGCAGCAACATCGACGTCCTGGCCCCGGGCGCGTTCCTGTCCCTGGTGGTCCCGGTGGTGGTCTTCTTCGCCTTCCAGCGGCACTTCGTGCAGGGGGTGATGGCGGGCTCGGTGAAGTAG